One genomic segment of Helianthus annuus cultivar XRQ/B chromosome 14, HanXRQr2.0-SUNRISE, whole genome shotgun sequence includes these proteins:
- the LOC110904796 gene encoding UDP-glycosyltransferase 76G1 has protein sequence METQTETTNTVRRNQRIIFFPLPYQGHINPMLQLANLLYSKGFSITILHTNFNKPKTSNYPHFTFKFILDNDPHDERYSNLPLHGMGAFNRLFVFNEDGADELRHELELLMLASKEDDEHVSCLITDALWHFTQSVADSLNLPRLVLRTSSLFCFLAYASFPVFDDLGYLNLADQTRLDEQVAEFPMLKVRDIIKLGFKSSKDSIGMMLGNMVKQTKASLGIIFNSFKELEEPEVETVIRDILAPSFLIPFPKHFTASSSSLLDQDRTVFPWLDQQPPNSVLYVSFGSTTEVDEKDFLEIAHGLVDSEQTFLWVVRPGYVKGPIWIELLDDGFVGEKGRIVKWAPQQEVLAHEAIGAFWTHSGWNSTLESVCEGVPMIMSPFMGDQALNARYMSDVSKVGVYLGNGWERREIASAIRKVMVDEEGEHIRENARDLKQKADDSLVKGGSSYESLESLVAYISSF, from the exons ATGGAGACCCAAACAGAAACCACCAACACCGTTCGCCGGAACCAGAGAATAATATTCTTCCCGTTACCATATCAAGGCCACATAAACCCAATGCTCCAACTTGCCAATCTACTCTACTCCAAAGGCTTCAGTATCACCATCCTCCACACCAACTTCAACAAGCCCAAAACATCCAACTACCCTCACTTCACTTTCAAATTCATCCTGGACAACGATCCACACGACGAACGCTATTCCAATCTACCGTTACATGGCATGGGCGCTTTTAACCGCCTTTTCGTGTTCAACGAAGATGGTGCAGATGAATTGCGCCATGAACTTGAACTGTTAATGTTAGCTTCGAAAGAAGATGACGAACATGTATCGTGTTTAATCACCGATGCGCTTTGGCACTTCACGCAATCAGTCGCTGACAGCCTTAACCTCCCACGGCTTGTTTTGAGGACAAGCAGCTTGTTTTGTTTTCTTGCTTATGCTTCATTTCCTGTTTTTGATGATCTTGGTTACCTTAATCTTGCTGATCAAACAC GTCTGGACGAACAAGTGGCTGAGTTTCCTATGTTGAAAGTGAGAGATATTATAAAGTTGGGCTTTAAGAGCTCGAAAGATTCTATTGGAATGATGCTTGGTAATATGGTGAAACAAACGAAAGCGTCTTTGGGTATTATCTTTAACTCGTTTAAGGAACTCGAAGAGCCGGAGGTTGAAACTGTTATCCGTGATATTCTGGCACCGAGTTTTCTGATACCATTTCCAAAGCATTTCACAGCGTCATCCAGCAGCTTACTAGACCAAGATCGAACCGTTTTTCCATGGTTAGACCAACAGCCGCCTAATTCCGTTTTGTATGTTAGTTTTGGTAGCACGACTGAAGTGGATGAGAAAGATTTCTTGGAAATAGCTCATGGGTTGGTTGATAGCGAGCAGACGTTTTTATGGGTGGTTCGACCTGGGTATGTCAAGGGTCCGATTTGGATCGAACTGTTGGATGATGGGTTCGTTGGTGAAAAGGGGCGTATTGTGAAATGGGCTCCTCAGCAAGAAGTGCTAGCTCATGAAGCAATAGGTGCGTTTTGGACTCATAGTGGATGGAACTCGACATTGGAAAGCGTTTGTGAAGGTGTTCCTATGATAATGTCGCCTTTTATGGGCGATCAAGCGTTGAACGCTAGATACATGAGTGATGTTTCCAAGGTAGGGGTGTATTTGGGAAACGGGTGGGAAAGACGAGAGATAGCGAGTGCCATAAGGAAAGTAATGGTGGATGAAGAAGGAGAACACATTAGAGAGAATGCAAGAGATTTGAAACAAAAGGCAGATGATTCTTTAGTGAAGGGTGGGTCTTCCTATGAGTCATTAGAGTCTCTAGTTGCTTATATTTCTTCCTTTTag
- the LOC110904795 gene encoding F-box protein SNE — protein MLHTHANVREPMRKKHKSPHTITDHVDILTEVLQRLDGRSLSVAACVCRQWCSIVRNDSLWEHLCFRKLSVGSRSVVMALGGYRRLYMVCVRPLVSRLKERRVWDRNEMELTLSLFCVEYYERLLGGGVAVAGGAKSLKFLCEAVNVRKLENVVKR, from the coding sequence ATGTTGCATACACATGCCAACGTGAGAGAACCCATGAGAAAGAAACATAAGTCTCCACATACCATAACCGATCACGTAGATATATTAACTGAAGTCTTGCAGAGACTCGACGGCCGGTCGTTAAGTGTGGCCGCTTGCGTGTGTCGACAATGGTGCTCCATCGTTCGCAACGACTCGTTATGGGAACATTTGTGCTTCCGGAAATTGTCTGTTGGAAGTCGGTCGGTTGTTATGGCGCTGGGTGGGTACCGGAGGCTGTACATGGTGTGTGTGCGGCCGCTGGTGAGTCGACTAAAGGAGAGGCGGGTGTGGGACCGGAATGAGATGGAGCTGACGTTGTCGTTGTTTTGTGTGGAGTACTATGAGAGACTGTTGGGTGGTGGTGTGGCGGTTGCCGGCGGTGCGAAGTCGCTCAAGTTTTTATGTGAAGCCGTGAATGTTAGGAAGTTGGAAAATGTTGTGAAAAGATGA
- the LOC110904794 gene encoding UDP-glycosyltransferase 76G1 isoform X2: protein METHDSTLRSTTSRRIILFPLPFQGHINPMLQLANILHTRGFKITIIHAEYNSPNPSNYPQFTFKPIKDRFSAIADQLPTNPDTTYYLKYLNESCVDPFRDCLAGLLAEERVACVITDAGFYFAQAVADDLKICRIVLRTSSLGGLLACKVLPFFSKKASFYLTKEDPDYEASVPEYPLLKFKDIAKITINPQGTGDFATNMLSQMRASSGIIWNTFKELEESDLETLSRDFPVPSFTLGPFHKYFPASSSSLIEQDRTILSWLDKQPPKSVVYVSFGSVAHITESEFQEVAHGLVNTGLPFLWVVRPGIVIGSEWLEALPEKFLERMGERGRIVKWSPQQEVLAHPATGCFWTHNGWNSTLESICEGVPMICSPCFVDQPINARYVSDVWKIGVMLEDGFERVGIEMAIKRVMMDKEGEEMCERVTSLKEKVNLSLAEGGSSCRSLNNLVDYISSL, encoded by the exons ATGGAGACCCATGATAGCACGCTCCGGTCAACAACTAGCCGGAGAATAATATTGTTTCCGCTACCTTTTCAGGGTCATATCAATCCCATGCTTCAGTTGGCAAACATTCTTCACACCCGCGGTTTCAAAATTACCATTATACACGCTGAATACAACTCTCCTAATCCTTCTAACTATCCTCAGTTCACCTTTAAGCCCATCAAGGACCGCTTTTCTGCGATTGCAGACCAGTTGCCTACTAATCCTGACACTACCTATTATCTCAAGTACCTGAATGAAAGTTGTGTAGATCCGTTTAGGGATTGTCTGGCTGGGCTGTTGGCGGAAGAAAGGGTTGCGTGTGTAATCACGGATGCGGGTTTCTACTTTGCACAGGCGGTGGCGGATGACCTGAAGATATGTCGGATAGTGCTCCGGACAAGCAGTCTCGGTGGCCTCCTTGCTTGTAAAGTTTTACCGTTTTTCTCTAAAAAGGCTAGCTTTTACCTTACAAAAGAAG ATCCAGATTATGAAGCATCAGTTCCGGAATATCcacttttgaaatttaaagaCATAGCAAAGATCACAATCAACCCACAAGGTACGGGGGACTTTGCCACCAACATGCTTAGCCAAATGAGAGCATCATCTGGAATCATATGGAACACCTTCAAAGAACTCGAAGAATCTGATCTAGAAACTCTCTCCCGAGATTTTCCGGTTCCAAGCTTCACATTAGGTCCATTCCACAAGTATTTCCCAGCGTCTTCGAGCAGCTTGATCGAACAAGACCGAACTATTCTCTCATGGCTAGACAAACAACCTCCCAAGTCAGTAGTGTATGTTAGTTTTGGAAGTGTTGCACATATAACCGAGTCAGAATTTCAAGAAGTGGCACATGGGTTGGTTAATACTGGTTTGCCGTTTTTGTGGGTGGTTCGACCAGGAATAGTTATTGGTTCTGAATGGCTGGAGGCATTGCCCGAAAAATTCCTAGAAAGAATGGGCGAGAGGGGACGCATAGTGAAATGGTCTCCTCAACAAGAAGTACTAGCTCATCCGGCAACAGGGTGTTTTTGGACTCATAATGGATGGAATTCAACATTGGAGAGCATATGTGAAGGAGTTCCCATGATTTGTTCTCCATGTTTTGTCGACCAACCGATAAATGCAAGATACGTGAGTGACGTTTGGAAGATTGGCGTTATGTTGGAGGAtgggtttgaaagggtgggaATTGAGATGGCGATTAAACGAGTAATGATGGATAAAGAAGGAGAAGAAATGTGTGAAAGAGTAACTTCTCTTAAGGAGAAGGTAAACCTCTCCCTTGCCGAAGGTGGCTCATCTTGTCGGTCATTAAACAACTTAGTCGATTACATTTCGTCGTTGtga
- the LOC110904794 gene encoding UDP-glycosyltransferase 76G1 isoform X1 has product MVTNGSVSTLQSRRMILFPLPFQGHINPMLQLANMLHTRGFNITVIHAEYNSPNPSNYPHFTFIPIKDRFSEIADQLPTNPDASYFLNYLNKSCEQPFRDCLAGLLAEPGEERFACVITDAAFYFTQAVADDLKLPRIVLRTSCIGCVITYDALPFYSKKACFKLTKQDPDYEASVPEYPLLKFKDIAKITINPQGTGDFATNMLSQMRASSGIIWNTFKELEESDLETLSRDFPVPSFTLGPFHKYFPASSSSLIEQDRTILSWLDKQPPKSVVYVSFGSVAHITESEFQEVAHGLVNTGLPFLWVVRPGIVIGSEWLEALPEKFLERMGERGRIVKWSPQQEVLAHPATGCFWTHNGWNSTLESICEGVPMICSPCFVDQPINARYVSDVWKIGVMLEDGFERVGIEMAIKRVMMDKEGEEMCERVTSLKEKVNLSLAEGGSSCRSLNNLVDYISSL; this is encoded by the exons ATGGTGACCAATGGAAGCGTTAGCACTCTCCAGAGCCGGAGAATGATATTGTTTCCGCTACCTTTCCAGGGTCATATCAATCCCATGCTTCAGCTAGCAAATATGCTTCACACCCGCGGTTTTAACATTACCGTTATACACGCTGAATACAACTCTCCTAATCCTTCCAACTATCCTCACTTCACCTTTATCCCCATCAAGGACCGCTTTTCCGAGATCGCTGACCAGTTGCCTACGAACCCGGATGCTAGCTACTTTCTCAACTACCTAAATAAAAGCTGTGAACAACCATTTAGGGATTGTCTGGCTGGGCTGTTGGCTGAACCCGGTGAAGAAAGGTTTGCTTGTGTGATCACAGATGCGGCTTTCTACTTCACACAGGCTGTGGCGGATGACCTGAAGCTACCTCGGATAGTTCTTCGGACAAGCTGTATTGGTTGCGTCATTACGTATGACGCTTTACCCTTTTACTCCAAAAAGGCTTGCTTTAAACTTACAAAACAAG ATCCAGATTATGAAGCATCAGTTCCGGAATATCcacttttgaaatttaaagaCATAGCAAAGATCACAATCAACCCACAAGGTACGGGGGACTTTGCCACCAACATGCTTAGCCAAATGAGAGCATCATCTGGAATCATATGGAACACCTTCAAAGAACTCGAAGAATCTGATCTAGAAACTCTCTCCCGAGATTTTCCGGTTCCAAGCTTCACATTAGGTCCATTCCACAAGTATTTCCCAGCGTCTTCGAGCAGCTTGATCGAACAAGACCGAACTATTCTCTCATGGCTAGACAAACAACCTCCCAAGTCAGTAGTGTATGTTAGTTTTGGAAGTGTTGCACATATAACCGAGTCAGAATTTCAAGAAGTGGCACATGGGTTGGTTAATACTGGTTTGCCGTTTTTGTGGGTGGTTCGACCAGGAATAGTTATTGGTTCTGAATGGCTGGAGGCATTGCCCGAAAAATTCCTAGAAAGAATGGGCGAGAGGGGACGCATAGTGAAATGGTCTCCTCAACAAGAAGTACTAGCTCATCCGGCAACAGGGTGTTTTTGGACTCATAATGGATGGAATTCAACATTGGAGAGCATATGTGAAGGAGTTCCCATGATTTGTTCTCCATGTTTTGTCGACCAACCGATAAATGCAAGATACGTGAGTGACGTTTGGAAGATTGGCGTTATGTTGGAGGAtgggtttgaaagggtgggaATTGAGATGGCGATTAAACGAGTAATGATGGATAAAGAAGGAGAAGAAATGTGTGAAAGAGTAACTTCTCTTAAGGAGAAGGTAAACCTCTCCCTTGCCGAAGGTGGCTCATCTTGTCGGTCATTAAACAACTTAGTCGATTACATTTCGTCGTTGtga